The window GCATCGTCGATTTCTATGAATGAGGAGGTATTTAGGTTTCTACAGTCGTGTGCGGAGAAGTATGGTATTCAGTTTTGGGGACCTGGATCTGGTATCATTCACCAAGTTGTTCTGGAAAACTTTTCGGCGCCTGGCCTGATGATGCTGGGAACGGATTCTCATACTCCTAATGCGGGTGGGTTAGGTGCTATTGCAATTGGGGTTGGAGGGGCGGACGCTGTGGATGCGTTGACAGGTACGCCATGGGAGCTGAAGGCACCTAAAGTTTTGGGTGTAAAGTTGGTGGGAAAGTTAGGTGGCTGGACCTCTCCAAAGGACGTTATTACAAAATTGGCTGGGATGTTAACCGTTCGCGGAGGTACTGGGTACATTATAGAGTATTTTGGCGACGGTTTGAAAACTCTATCTTGTACCGGAATGGCTACTATCTGTAATATGGGTGCTGAACTCGGCGCTACAACGTCAATCTTCCCGTTCCAAGAAGCTCATAAACGTTATTTGGGAGCAACAGGTAGAGCCTCGCTAGCAGATGCTTCCGAATATGTACAGAATCGATACAAATTCTTGTCTGCCGATGAAGGTGCAGAATACGACAAAGTGGTCGAAATTAACTTGAGTGAGCTTGAGCCACACATAAACGGTCCCTTTTCACCTGATTTGTCGACTCCTATTTCCAGATTTGGAATCAAATGTAATCAGGAACAATGGCCGCAAAAGATTTCAGCAGGTCTTATTGGTTCCTGTACAAATTCTTCTTATGAGGACATGAGTAGAGCAGCTAATATTGTTAGACAGGCTTCTTCTGTAGGATTGAAGCCTCGAATCCCATTTTTTGTTACCCCGGGCTCTGAACAAATTAGAGCCACACTCCACAGGGATGGGCTGATCGATACTTTTAAAGAGAATGGTGCCACAGTATTATCAAATGCATGCGGTCCGTGTATTGGCCAATGGGATCGTCAAGATGTTTCAAAGGCTTcacaagaaacaaataCTATCTTGACTTCATTCAACAGGAACTTCAGGGCTAGAAACGATGGAAATAGGAATACTAtgaattttttaacttctcCTGAAATGGTCACTGCTATGATTTATTCTAGTGATGTACAATTCAACCCGCTGAGTGATATGATTAAACTAGAAAATGGCTCTGAGTTTAAATTCCAGCCCCCTGTTGGTGAAGAATTGCCTTCGGCCGGATTTGAGCAAGGACGGGATTGCTTTTATCCACCATCAGACCCAGTTCCGAATCCAGAGACTCAAATTGAAGTGTCCCCAACCTCCAATCGTCTTCAACTGCTAAGGCCATTCAAACCTTGGAATGGCAAAGAATTAAGGACTAACGTGATATTAAAAGTTCAAGGCAAATGTACCACGGACCATAtttctgctgctggtgtGTGgttaaaatataaagggcatttggaaaatatatcttataACACGTTGATTGGTGCtcaaaataaagaaactGGGGAAGTTAACAAGGCCTACGACTTTGATGGCACTGAGTATGGAATTCCggaattgatgatgaaatggAAGAGTCAAAATAAACCATGGGCTATCATTGGAGAAAACAATTATGGTGAAGGGTCTGCAAGAGAGCATGCTGCCTTATCCCCAAGGTTTCTAGGCTGTGAAATAATTCTGGTAAAATCGTTTGCAAGAATTCATGAAAcaaatttgaagaaacaaggTATCCTACCATTGACTTTCGCAAATGAATCTGATTATGATCTTATATCCTCTACTGACATTCTGGAAACGGATGGTTTGCCTGATTTGGTCGCCAAGTATGGTGCCAATGGTGGAGAATTAACCTTAAAGATTATCAAGTCGTCAGGCGAATCGTTTAGCATTAAAACGAAACATACAATGTCAAAAGACCAGgttgaatttttcaaagctGGTTCTGCCATAAACTACATTGGGAAGCTGTGTGGCAAACAATGAATCGGTTTGCGTTAGAATTCAATCGCAgcttatatttattattaagtGAACATGCTTCACAGTCAATTGTATTTTATAtcagtatatatatttgagtATATACATTTCTAGTGTGTGCTAATGAATTTTTTCGCATACTAGTGTCTTTATTCCTACTATGTATAGGTTACAAATTTTGGTACACATCTAAGTGGGAATAGAATCCCCAAATACATCGTTATTTCATGAACAGCTTCAGTCAGCAGGCGGTACCAACCTTAGACTTAATTCATAACCTCTGTCATGGTTCGCGGCATATAATGTGTTGATACGGAACaattcatataatataaattcCTGGAGTACCGGCATTGGCTCTATCCTTCTTGAATCATCAACTTCACCAGACATATTAAAAATGGAATCGCGCTTCCCAAAAACACTCTTCTTTTCTGTGTCATAGGGAACttggaaaaattgaacagtAGAAATTGTCTTAGTGATCTTAAAGTATTTGTCGATATTAACAATCTTGTGGGGCCTAAAAGATTCTGGATTCCTAAAGGTCGAGTTACCTTCATTGATAAATGTAATATCTTGTAAgaacaaattgaaaaacGGTACTACAGGAACCCGTGATTTTGTTTCCATTACATCTGTTGGAGAATAATCTTCAACTAACCTCTTCAATTTGGTCCTATATACTTTGTAGTTGTTGTTTGGATGGATAATCTTggataaatattcaaacaGATCTAAATCCTTTTGAGATAGTGTTTCCCATAAAATGGATAAACGAGAAATGGTATGGCTTTGTAATGAAGTGATAATTGACGCAACAGAGTTGAAATTCCTAAAATATAGGGCAGACAGAGCAATTCTTAGCCAGTTCTTTAATCTTTCAACGCGATGGGTGGGAGGAATATTAGGACCAACTATCGATTCAACAACATATTGAGATAGCAAGTTAGTGAAATTTAATATAGTTTGAAAGTGAGACGGAGACTTGTAACCTAGTTTGTTTTGTGTGCTGAAGTCTTCATTAAGAAGTTCAAAAGGCTTTATGGTTAAATACATAGCCGATTCGATTATCGTTAGCtgttttgaaatttctaATGAACTATAATCAGTAATATTGAATTGCCCGATCAACGAATCTTCAGGAATTTTTTGGGGCTTAGAATTTGTTATTAATGCATCCCATAAACTGATGGCCATATCTAAGTTTAACTTTTGAGTAATATCGTCATAAGCTTGTGAAATGGGTGTCAACACTAGATCATCATATTGAGAAACCAACTTATTTATCTCAGAGAGTTCCCTTTTGCTTATTAAAGAAGCTGCACCCGTATTCAACAGTGGAAGAGGAAGGGAAAGGGAACTATGACTACTAGATGGTAGTTTTGTCAGTTCATATTCTTCGATGAATTTCTCATCAACAGAAGTTACCGATGATCTACTTGAATTGGACATGGTTGAAAAAATAGATCCTCTATTGCCTGGAATAATCAATATGGGGTTTAATTGAATATTATCTTCCATAAACATACCGTCCATGGAAGGTGCAATACTGCATAATCTTGCAGCTATTTCCatcaattcttttgattcAGCTGGTAACTTTATAATAACTCCCTcgttaaaaaaattaatcATTGTGGCTAAAAACATATAATCGTTTTTGAAATCCCAGAAGCTTTGCATCCATGTTCTAAATACCTTACAAACCCTCCTCCTTCTGCTTTTCAACCGTGCAGATCTTGATGAATATTGACCATTACTTTCCCTTGCTTCAAATTTAGCGGATATGTCTGCTATATCAAATCTAGCTACCAAAGCCTCTACCAAAGCTGAACTAGACCCAAAAGATTTGTAGTTTAGTAAAAATGTGGATAACAgaaattcattttcataTTCCATTTCATTAGTTAAAACAAAGACCGTGGCCCTAAATGAAGCACCAACAAGATTACCAGCATTGTCAAATAGCATTTCGTTTTTCATAAGATCCTTATTATTTATAACATCTAGATTATCTTGCTCATAAAAGGAGTCCTCTGCATTATATGGAATAAACTCGGGCTCCTTATGAAAGTCTTGACATTCAGGCAAAAACTCCTGCAAAAACTGGCTACCATTGACAGACAAAGAAACACCATCCGTACCAGACCTTACGGAAGAAAACCTAGCTAAATGTCTTGAATAAGAGGGAGATCTCTTTAACGTGGcttcattttctttcaCGTAGGATAGAAAagaattatttttatttaaattcttcaataatcCCTTTGAACACCTTTCAATAAATTGGCTTGAATTCATTCTCATCTTCTCAAAATTAGGATATTGTCTTTCGCTCTCCAATTGGAAGTCACCtatcaacttcaaataactTTTACAACCGCTAATAGCATTACTAATTAACCGGTTCATTTTCGAAATGATCACAACCAAGTGTGCACCTTCAGGTGTGTAACGATAGACTTCATCCTTTACAACCAGTTGGCTGGTTTCATATGTTTCATTAATAGTATCAGTAACGAAAACTTTAATACATGACACTAGCTCAGACACAAGGGATAATAAAGGGTCTAAGTTATGATCCAGGTTATTTTCATAGGCGCTATTGTATCTCGTTTGTATGATCAATGAACACGCTTTGCTGATGTACAATAACTCTCTCAACAGTAAAATGATTTGGTGAACAAGGAGCTCAAATACTTCACAACCAGCCGAATTATGCTCAATCATGTCCAAGCGTCCAAGAATCAACCCAATataagaaaataataattcatGTATTTCATTTAATCTTGATATAGCATATGGAGGTTGACGCAAATAATGAATTAATTGACCAGAGTTGAGTTTAGCAGATTCTTTATTTACAGGGCTTTTCCTTCTATGTCGAGGAATGGATCTCGATGACGAGCTTTGGGATTCTTGAATGTTTAAGcaattattgttattatctGTTAAGGCACTCATTGAAGCTTTTTCCAAATCGTATGTACGTTTTTCTCTAGCCCAagtattgaaaaaggagAATGACCGGCTCAGTACCGCATAAACCATATGctccaataataaaactttctCACTATCGACTGACTTTTTATAATGATCAGCCTTGAGCATTAAATTGTACCAATCTCCTAAAAGTTTTTTCCTGTAGCTTCTAATGCTTGGTTTAGATTTTACTAAATCATTAGATCTAGACACACAATTAGTACCCTCAAGTAAAGCTTTTACACCATCTCTTATTTCATTTATGTTATCTAGAAGTGGCTCAATCTCGTTCAGTAACACCGCATTTTGAGATTGGACAAGAAACTTACCAGCAGCAGATAATAGCTTCTCTAACGGTTTCCTACTCTCAATTAGGGTGTCCATGGAATTACTCTTAACCTCCCGAGGCTCATTGTTTAAAACATCAGCAAAATAGTTGAAGGGAACCCAACCACGTTTTCTCGAATCGACTAACGTCACTTCACCCCACCCGGATTCGTCCACCGTGTGCACAAATGCGAGTTCATTCTTGGAAAATGATAAGCATATATTAATGTCTTCTTTGTTGTCTAAGGTTTCAGCGTTAAAGGAATGAATGGAAATAATGAACAAATATGTCAGATTTTCAGCACTGATACGTAACTCAGAGCTGCTTGTTGAAGTGTATTTGCTAGCAGCTGAAATTCTTGCCGCAAAATTCTTGGAACTCTGTGGCCTTTCGCTTACCAACGTTTTATAGGTAGTATCACCCTcacttgaaaaatgatcGTTCGCCAGAGTAGATTCATTTTCTTCGAGATATCTGTCCACACTTCGATAGTCTGTTGGTCTAGGCAAATTAGGCTGTTTCAGTTGGAGTTTTGAGGAAATGCCAGAAATATTTTCCCCCGGCAGAACCAGACTAGTCTTCCGCGTAGACAcatcaatatattctttaCGTTTTGGAGAATGTAAATCTGAATTAAATgatatttgaatttttttcgTTGTTGATATGGGCGAACCCGAAGAAACGTCGCCCTCATCGGAAACGCTATCATCAACAGTTAAGATCCCCAGACCATTCAGATAACGCTGCGATACTGCAGGAGGATTTACATTTGATGTAGGAGTTAGAACATGTTCCTTTGTGACTTTTAGAGTCCGATCATTCGAAGCATcgagttgaaaaattccgTTTTTAACTGCGGAATGGATGGTCGGGGTTTTCATAGGATCATTGCCAGTAGCTACAGACTCACCTAAtgttaaatatttatgCTGAACTTTTGGTGAACCTTCAAGGTTATCATCAGAACCCGCAGTATGATAACTGTCGGTGGTGTTTAATGttttcattgaagaagtttctGAAAACTCACGCAACTTCATTTCAAACATCTTCACTTTCCTAGATCTATCCTCCATTAAGTTACCCATAGATCGAGTCCTTGAACTAGTCGGATGTAAGCTCAGCGGTTGAGTAGGTGATATTTCGTAACATTTGTCCAGGTCTTTGTGTTTATCACCGTGCTGCTTCTGTGCTTCATGTGGCATTTTTTGATCAATACCTATATTTGAGGAGGGCAAATCCATTATTCTTGTGttttaattatatatagcaATTCTCAGTCAAAACTGTAATCAACTGAACGACCTTCTTAAGTGAAATTATAATCCGACAACTGAGATGATAGTTGGACGTACTTTACCCAATGGTAATCCTAAAACTAACGTTTTTGTGTAGCAATTGGAAATGAAACCGTGATTGTCGTCCAAGTACTATAATAGTACTTCGTTATATCttaatattattagcaATCCTTATATTAGCAAATTATCCTTAAAATTGTATCAAGGACCTATTTCTTCTCTCCCTATCTTCCCAAACTCCTCCGTTTAATTTTTAGCAATCCGTTGTTTCTAACGATTCTTACAACTgaaataacaaaataaaaacgATAAATTACTGATTATAATGTGTAGCCTCAACTGCCAGTTAAAGTGACAACTATTAATTATAATTAACTCTCCGTTCTCTAGAACTGTTGATTGATGATTAAAGTTAAGAGACGAAGAAAGATTTTGACAAAATCAGCTTTCAAGAACATATCCTTATGTTGGTTGCGAGTAATacttcaaattttgaatagcTTCCTTTTCAGGTAAGAAACTCAATCGAGCGCGACACGAAACCTTAGACCTGATGACATAAGTATAATCTGATTTCTTAAACAATATTGTTAGATCTAGTTTTTAACATTTACGATATACGATTGTAAAATGAAACAAAGTGCACGCCAAAAGGGCCGAGGTTCACTATCCATATCAGCGATTAGTTCGAGCACCACGGTTGGATTACTCGAATAGTATAAGGTGAATTagttttttcaaatatatatttcgTTGCAGAATAGAGTGAAGCtacagaaaaagaaaacaaaatatttctcttatttattttattctaCTCCTTTTTCACTTCTTGAATGATTTTCAAGCCTTGTAATCTTTGTTCGTAGAGGGTTGCAAGTCTAGAAACTTTATTTCCTGATGGTATATCGGAGTAACCATTTGGTGAAAACTTTATAGTTGCAGTACTTTTCCGAGATTTgagtttcttttttttaattcttgatcaaatgtttgtattttttcGTTCTTTTCGAAGGCCAGATGTTTAATGTCGTCGACCAGGACGATTGGATCTACATTACTAGAATGTTCATCCATGATGACACTGTCCGTTTCGAGTATTTTGTCTTGTGTTTGTGGTTTTTTTGCATCAtttctgctgctgtgaGTACTACAGTTTGCATCGGTGCTGTCACTGTCCTTCCAGAGAGCGGCACTAGACAGTCTGAGCGAAATGTTTGAAGAGTTATTTCTCAACTTCATGGAGGGTATTAGCTCAAGAGGGAtaactgttgttgctgtttcAGGCTTCGATTTTCCCGTAAGGCTGTCAGAGTCCGATTCTGTGTCATTCGCTATGGGCAGTGTAGATAAGCGGAGAGACGTACTtgaagttttgttttttaatgaCGGAAGTTCACCAGCTGCTGCAGAAACTGGTAAACTAGCAGCTGTTTGGAATGTTTTACGTGGACTTCCACGCGCAGGCAGCCCCTTTGAGTTTAATCTTGCGTTGCATATGCTAGTTGGACTGGGAATTCCACCCGCAGCAAGAGAATCAACGGGCAACCGTTTTGGCAACGGGGGTGGAGATGGGGATCGTGAGTGATTCTGTATATCAATTATTAATTGAGCTTCACCAGAGGTTTTCGATCGACGATGGTTGATATCTTGGTACTTCGGAGGAAGCATATGTTGTGGCACCACCTTAGCTGATACCGACTTTGAACGACGGTGCAATCCAGTATGTCTCTCCATTTTAGATCTTACCGCTTCAAAATGAATCAACAAATTTCTGATAAACCGAGTACCAATCGCCAATCTATCTCCACTCTTTATAGAGACCTTCTCCTTGCACATAGATGATGTTAAACATTTGCTCAACGTCATGTAAGTATGGTTGGTTATTTTACTGTTCTCTATCAATGTGagaaaaaatggaaaaataGCCACCACTAAATCGTAATAACCATTATAAGCCATCATGGCAAAAAAGGTGTTGTATGTATACTCAAAACTATCATCAATGGGAAGTGGCAAAAGATCTATTGGAAAAAGTGGCTTCGATTTACCCTTCATGAAATGCAAAAAGACCGACGCAATGGAGTATATGTCCCACTGGGATAAGTCAATGTAGTTTGTTCTATCGATGACATCTAGTAAAATGTTGATTTTCTTATACGATCCTGGTTTCTGAAATACAAGTGGATTAATCGGTGCTTCAAGTCtcaatcttttgaaaattttatcaaaaattaGCTGCCTGTACTCTCTGCGAGATATACTATTCACTCTGGGACTGTGAAACGTGTCCACTGTTCGAATCGTATCGCTAATTTCATAATCGTAAAGGTAGACATTTAGAGATATCCTTAACTTTGTAATGTCAATATACTCAGCAAGCTCGGATAAATTAGAAACATGTATCAGAGTTTCTTTGGAATCCCCTCCATTAAGGAATTTAATATTCATAACATTCTTGAGCACTTGATATACCGTTCGAATAAAGAACGACTCATGAACAATATACATCTTCTGCAAATAACTCTTGCTCGGTTTTGGTAACCGTGAATACATGCGAATTCCGTCCACCCAACTGATATTATTCGAAGTGAAACCTGAAGAAAACACGACAAGTGAAAAAGGCTGAGATGGCAACCGAGATATCAGTTTATCCATTAGCTTATCCAATAACAGTTCATATAACGGCCCATCATTAACTTCTGCACTAGAAGGCAAATACGTGGAATCAAATGCGTAAATAGGATGTCCTGTAGTAGGATCCACTGTGTACgattcaaatattatgtTATTGACGTTAACGTCTATTTTAGGGGGCATTATTTTAACACTAGCTTTATTCCAACTGTAATTGAGTTTTTCCAAATGACAATCGGCGTACGGTTTAACCTTGCTTTCTTAACTATCACTGCATTAAATCATAATCAATTATAATGAAAGTGAGAACACACTTTGTCTCTTCGTGTTGGATTGTCTACGAACTAGAATTTCGTTTGtatataacaaaatttgTCACCGTATGTTaggaaataaaaataaaaaattgagAACTCCTCATACGGGGCTCGAACCCGTGACATTTCGGTGCCTTGCAAGCATGCGTAAAAGCCGAACGCTCTACCAACTGAGCTAACAAGGACGAGTTCCCTTTATTCCTATCTGTCCGGGACAAGGTGATCTACATATGTGTAATTTGGTCACGTGCCTGCACACTCACCTCAACATGGTTGTCATGAAATCAGAAGGTGACTAAGCCTACGAGGCAGCGTTTCAGCATTGTAGTTAGTAGGATAGCGATACCTCTCTGGCTCGACAGCAGGCAACTGATCCGGTCAGAGACTACATACCACACCGACTCTCAAATAAAGCTTAGCCAGCGCGTGAAGAGACGTTCAAGCTAGCAAAGACCTAGGTTCTCTCTACATTGGTACTCAAAGGAAAAAGTAACGGTTTTTAGGCTCTCTTTCCCCtaaagaatatatatagtattcTGCAAGTGCGCTGCGTTGTACTGCCTTCTTAATGcgtttttgaaatttattCTTCGGGAGCCAAGAGCACAGGAACTTGCGGTTACCCAAATGATATATGTAAAAGCCTAAGGGGGTTGGGGTGGGGGTTGATTAATTACCTTGTTCTGGAGCCTCTAATTGGAAATCAAGCAGAAAAGCAAGTAGATGGATGGAAGTCCTTGCAAAAAAAGGGAATGATTTTGTAATGGACGATGGGTGATGGGTGGTAGGTATATATGATATGATATATAATTAATTCGTAGTATCGAGAACTAACAAATCAGCGAACATCGACGTTGGAAAATTTGCTTTTCGAAGGAATAAAAATCTACAATTAGCCAACATTATACATATTTGGAAAGATGAAGTTTTCAGGTTGTGTTTTAGTTGCGGCGGCAGCGATAGCAGTAGGAGCTGAGTCCTCGACATCGTTTTTTGACAAATGGAGTGATTCGGATATCAAGCAGTACCTCAAGGATAACGGGCATGAGGTTGCGGATAAAGTACAGCAGCCATTAGAATCGCTCAAGGAGCTGGCATTGAAAGAGTGGCAAAAACATAATGAGCAGAAGCCATGGTGGAAGATTTGGGATAACCAGGAGGATTCTGGTAGTTGGTTACAGGAAGAGAGCGACTCAGAAGTCGGTGACTGGCTGTTCGACACGTGGTCTGCTGAtagtttgaagaagttgctGAAGAGTGCACGTTTGAAGTATGACTCCAGTAGTTCAAGGGATGCCTTAGTATCAACAGCCAAGAAcaactttaaaaagattTCTGATAAGGTTGGTGCGTCAGGGTTTTATCCATCGGAACCCTTTTTCAAGCACTGGGAGACTTCCGACCTCAAAAATTGGTTGGCCGAGTATGGAATCTCCTACGACCAAGCGAAGTCCACACGTGATGACTTGCTGAAGAAGGTTAGAGATAACATTCATCGTGCTACAAAATACTACGATGATGAGAGACTAGAGCTTTTGACCTCTCTAAACTTTTTGTCGGACTATTACGACAACGACGGTTCGTTGGATGCCGTTGACTTCAGTTCTTGGTCTCCAAGCGTTTTGAAGAAGTGGTTAAATTTGCACAAGGTAAAGTTGGATGAGACTTTGGCTGAAGACCGCGACTACTTGATCAATTTGGCCACGAAATCCAAAAATCTCCTAAACGATGATGTGGAGTGGCTATCTAATGCAGCTCAGAAGCAGGTCTCGTCTTCTCTCTCAAATGGTCCTGATGCAATTCTCTCTCTGTGGGATTCCGCCGTTGGTAAGGGGGACAAGCCCAAATACGATTctggagatgaagaagaagaagaggtAATCAACGATACATTCTTACTCGATGTTGAATATTGGCCTAAgcaaaaattaaaggagTTCTTGGAAGCTCGTGATATTTCATACCCGGTTCTTTCTACTCGTAAGGATTTGCGTAACATGGttataaaatatagaaGCAAGCCGgtaaagaatttgaaagatgTTGACTCAGCGTGGTTCCCAGGCTTTTCTCTTGGTCAAAACTTGCAACAATGGTCTGTTGAAAATACGCAGGCAGCAAAAGATGCTTTGGGGTCTGCCAGGGACAAATTGCGCGACTGGACCTCCGGAAGCTATGAGAAAGCTGAGGATTCTGCAGAATCAGCTGGGGCTGAGGTCAAATCCAACTCAAAAAATGTTGCTAATAATTTTAAGCAAAAGATGTCTGACTGGactgatatttttgagtCATGGACTGCAGATGAGTTGACCAAATACCTGAACAACTTCGGCATCCGTGTTCCTACGAGCTttacaaagaagaagctggTTAGAATGGCTAAGGccaattcaaaatcattttttgGACCCCGTCTTGAACCAAGCTATTTTGATAGgttaaacaaaaaagtcAGGGAATGGGCCAACTATGGCTACTCCTATATTTTACAAACCGTGAGTTAACCGACATTTAATAAACTTCCaaattaaatttattacTTGTTTTCTATTAAATTATAGTTATTTCTAAGTCCAGGTAATGCACGTCGCTTATTCGCAAAGAAGATTAGCGAATAAGCCGTGTCATACttatacatattattattattattattatttttattattattatacataCCAGCTAGTTCTGTAGCTAGTACAAACGAACGTTATTATCAAGATCGTGGTTTGTGATTTCATGTTCCTTAAAATTTCGTTGAACCTCATTTAACGAATCATCTACTATACTTACTAAGTGCGACAACAATATACAAAGTAAGGTACAAAGGTTAGTATTTGGTGCTAAGATGTCCAAATATGCCTGGTATACAAGGCTCACGGATGCAGCTCATCGTTTGACTGTTTTGACTTTGGTTGGTGGCACATTATATATGACTGGTGGACTGGTTTATACCATGTATCTCAACGGTAAGAAGTACGAAGATCAGGTTACAAAGAAAACGGAAAGAGAAGCAGCTCTTGAGGGCTAGAATTTTTAATACTATATTTATGTTTGAACATCTTCCTTCCCgcatttggttttgttCTTATGTTATGTTTTCTGGCCATAATTATGAAACATGCGGTgtgaatattatataacCTTGTATATATGCTACTTAAATGCTGCTTTCTGCGGAATATAGCCCTACTAAATACATAGACATTGATGCAATATTAGATATGCCTTTAACTGctaatatctttttgtctttttgcATTTCGGTTCTTTTGCCAAGGTTACTGCAGTCTTCCGTTTCTTCCGTGATAGCGGTTTGCCACTGTGTGAGATGCCATTTTTGGTAAGATTGCATAGCCTCTGTTCTAGTCTTGCTATTTCTGAAGACTTTGGATTAAGTACGATTACATCTTCCGTGGTAAATGCTTGGGAACATGCGGGACATTGACAAACCTCTTGAATCAGTTTTCGAGGCAGGACGTCTCCGCACTTACTAAGATAAATGAATGAACTTTTCGATAAACCTAACGTTTCCTCCCCTATTTCACATTTTAGCCTACCAGTTCTGCCATCCCGGATCAAATTACGTAACTCTACAACATCGCTGAGCCTCCTTATATGCTTGTACATGTCTATTTGTTGCAAAGTATACTCCGCATGGTCTGGACTGAGTAGCCATTCCAATACAGACTCTTTGTTCAGCAAATTACCTAGATAATCACTCATAAGTGGGATTTCTAACTGCTTATTAGATAAACTGCATGTCGTCCACCTAGACTCCCAcgaatattcttcaacgTTGTCATCGGAGGCAGTTTGAGTTCCACCAATAGCATTAATAGTTAACGAATTAGACTTATTTATAGAACCACCATCGTTCTGTACAGTCGTTAGTAAACAAGTTGGATATCAAGTTTAACGATATATAAAGCTATCGAAGAACATACGCCCATGACTAATCATTAGCACTCAGAGTCTAGTGAATGCTTGCTTTG is drawn from Eremothecium cymbalariae DBVPG#7215 chromosome 8, complete sequence and contains these coding sequences:
- the MSC1 gene encoding double-strand break repair enhancer MSC1 (similar to Ashbya gossypii ADL360C) → MKFSGCVLVAAAAIAVGAESSTSFFDKWSDSDIKQYLKDNGHEVADKVQQPLESLKELALKEWQKHNEQKPWWKIWDNQEDSGSWLQEESDSEVGDWLFDTWSADSLKKLLKSARLKYDSSSSRDALVSTAKNNFKKISDKVGASGFYPSEPFFKHWETSDLKNWLAEYGISYDQAKSTRDDLLKKVRDNIHRATKYYDDERLELLTSLNFLSDYYDNDGSLDAVDFSSWSPSVLKKWLNLHKVKLDETLAEDRDYLINLATKSKNLLNDDVEWLSNAAQKQVSSSLSNGPDAILSLWDSAVGKGDKPKYDSGDEEEEEVINDTFLLDVEYWPKQKLKEFLEARDISYPVLSTRKDLRNMVIKYRSKPVKNLKDVDSAWFPGFSLGQNLQQWSVENTQAAKDALGSARDKLRDWTSGSYEKAEDSAESAGAEVKSNSKNVANNFKQKMSDWTDIFESWTADELTKYLNNFGIRVPTSFTKKKLVRMAKANSKSFFGPRLEPSYFDRLNKKVREWANYGYSYILQTVS
- the COX14 gene encoding Cox14p (similar to Ashbya gossypii AER443W); its protein translation is MSKYAWYTRLTDAAHRLTVLTLVGGTLYMTGGLVYTMYLNGKKYEDQVTKKTEREAALEG
- a CDS encoding uncharacterized protein (similar to KLTH0E16280g Lachancea thermotolerans), whose product is MSDYLGNLLNKESVLEWLLSPDHAEYTLQQIDMYKHIRRLSDVVELRNLIRDGRTGRLKCEIGEETLGLSKSSFIYLSKCGDVLPRKLIQEVCQCPACSQAFTTEDVIVLNPKSSEIARLEQRLCNLTKNGISHSGKPLSRKKRKTAVTLAKEPKCKKTKRY